cGTACCCTGGATACCGGTTGATCCAGCGGTGCTCCTGCCCTTCCACAAGAAGCACAAGCAGATTCCCTGCTCCTTCCCAATCAAGCCCCTTTCAAAGGTGTGTACTGTGTTCGCTGAAACCTCGCCACGGTCCAGGGACAGCGTTCGTTTATCAATGTCAGGGACGTCCACACCCTTTATTAGACAGACATCAAGCAAAAGAGATGGGGAGTGCAAAGCCTGTGGCCATTTTCTCATCAAAGAGGCTGAATCAGCACTCTTCCGTTTAATTTGCCTGCACAACCTCAAAACTCACCGGGACAATGGAGAGCGCAGCAATATCAACAGGACCTCAGCGAGCTCTCCTGAGCGAGACATTCATCGAATGCCTGTCTCAGAAAGACGAGCGATAACAGAGAGCGGCTCTCACTGGAAAAACTGCACCCTGGGTGTTTggaatgttttgtgttttgcttgaAGTCTTGGTCGTATTTCAGCCAGATTTGTAAAAGatgcaaccttttttttatcccaCCAGCCGCCAAACGGCAAGTCGTCTTCCATCGCCCAGGGAGCTGGAGGcaagtcgaagaagaagaaaaacaagaatcgTGCAGCCAGGCGTAACGAGTACATGAAAAATCTCATTCGAAAGTCCGTCCAGAACCCCGTGTGAAAGGATTTAACGTTGTCAGTGCGATGTCGGCAGCGGAATGGGATCTGAACTGAAAAGGAAGATCTGACAATGTCCGTTTCATAATTGAATGACCTTAAATGTGATCACTAAAGCACTTTACAGTATCAGTGGCACAAACATGACTTATTTTGTTAtatgttttttatatattgaCAAACCTGAAGTAAACGTGGACGGGTGCTGGTCATTTAATTAGAATGTCATGAAAACCTTAGCTTTTTTTTCGTAATGCCATTAAAAAGTTGAACTTGTATATTCTATTCATTcattacacacatatattttGATGATTAAAACTGACAACTAATGAAAATCCCAGGTCAGGTGATGGTGCTTAAACCAGGCACCGGTAGGTTTGGCACTGCGTGTAGGCGCCAAGTTCCGTTGGAAAATGGCATTTGCGCCTCCATAAAGTTCTCTCTGACCTCCAGGAAACGCAGTGGACCGATGCCGGCTGCAGTCCGCTCTGGGAAGCTCCCACACATATTTCAATGGGATTTCTTTCACAACCCTCTCCAGGGCGCGGCCGCCTCTGTTGCTTGTTCACTTCTTTTGCTTCCCTTCACCTCTATTGATGGGCTTGTGACCAGCCAGCCTCTTTAGCACTGACCTTTTATGTCTTGCCCTCCTCTTTTGGACAACTGCCAAGTCTCCCCCGTGACTGAGAGGCCATTTCAAAGGCCTTCGCAGGTGTTCTGAGTTAATTCGCTGATGAGCATGTGGCACCAGGTGTCTTCAATATTGATCCTTTGCACACTTTTCTAATTTCCTGACCCGCTTGAGTTTTGGAATTTCATTAGTTGTCAGTTAtaatcatcaaaatgaaaataaatgaacatttgaaatatatCAGTCTGTGTAATGAATGAATAGAATATGCAAGGTTCACTCTTAGAATGGCatcactgaaataaatcaaGCTTTTTCATGATGCTCTAATTACACGAGCAGCGCCTGTAGTATTATTGGTGTTTGTATTGATCTGTTCACATTGATTGACTGAAGTCCTCCAAATGCCTTGAAGACTATTATTGTATCACAGCATTAGAACTTTGAGCTGCCTCGCTTGAACTTTCTGCAAATGCTTGTGGAAAAGGGTGGCGACGTGAGTGAGTGGAAAAGGGGAGGGACGAGATTCCTCTGCTACAGAAAAAGTCCAACTTCAACGTCCATTCTGCCTGAACTTCCCCTGGACAGCTCtcaatcctctcctctcctctcctctcctctcctctcgtccCGTGGAGGTAAGTTCAGTGTAAAAGACACTTCAATGTGGATTGACTGGATTTGAGGGATTACTTTGCTGAAAGGCTCAAAGGGGCGAGATTTCCAAACTTCCTTTTAGTCTGTAAACCTTTCCTTTCCTTGAGTTTTGGTGAAACTGGATATctgctctggtgtgtgtgtgtgtgtgtgtgtgtgtgtgaagaacgTCATTGAATGCCAGGCTGGAGGACAGTAACATTTTCCAGGGTGTGTCTGTAAGGTTTGTGGGTCCGCTTGCATAAGCTTTTGAGAGTTGGTGAGTTCTTCAGGCGTGTctggcctttttcttttttatataaacAGAAACAATGAGCTGCCTTTTTCTGCATCTGTCTTCACTTCATAGTGATTATATCTTGAGGCCACAAACGTGACCTCTTGTGTAACTCGACTGAGGCCAATCTGTGATTTGATAACCGGGTTGTAAAAtctgctgttgctttttttcCAGGATAATCATGGCTATGGTAGGAGAATTTCTGGGCCAGCTGTCCCTCAGCATTGGGGTAATCTCAaaccttttctttctcactcAGTACATCAGTTGCACTGCAGTATATTTATCTCGAGACATCAGTTTGATCTCATTTGTCTTCTGTCCTCAGTCTGATGAACCCAAATACCCCACTGTGGTACCAGCTAAGGACTTTGACCCTGACAGCGATGCCGTCAGAATAGAGAATGCAATCAAAACCAAAGGCAAGATGCAAAGCTGCCCAGAATAAAAACCGTCTACCCTGTAGATGAGTAGTTGGTATTTGTGAGACAGCATCCTGCCTTAAATGATTTTGGCCATGCTGGGAACGCTTCCAGCTCTGTGGCACAATGCTGGCAGGGTTCTGTTCTGACTGCTTGCTGAAAGCCCCAGGAAGCAGCCTGACTGGATGTTGTTCAGGCATCCAGCCACTTTGTTAGAGTGAAATATGTGCTTTGTTAGAGTGAAATATGAAGAGAAAATAACTTGTGACTATCCCATGATGAATCAAACtgtttgttaattattttatatatatatatatcactgtTCTGTACTTGAGCATTCAAAAAATGCTAACAAATTAGGAATTTATAATTGTGTTTTAGAGAAGGCATTATATTAAAGCATCAAAATATGTACTTCCCAAAAGTGTAAAAGCTGTCAGGATGCAGAATGATACAATTTTGCTGGATTATAATCAATACATTTATGTGTTATCCTTCAGGTATTCTCCAAAAGGTGGAGGTGTCTGTTAACTTATTCAGTGCTGCCAGGATGCCTGATGTGTTAATTGTTAATTACACCTCCTTTTGGCTGATGACGTGATTTCGTTTTTAATTGTCACCGTTAGGAGTGGATGAACAGACCATCATCGACGTCCTCACAAAGCGAACCTACTTTCAAAGGAGGGAGATTGCTTTTGCTTATGAAAGAAGATCAAAGAAGGTGCAGTAGAACCTGACAGGAAATCCCACATTTGGGGGGGCAGACATTCAGGTAACACTTTTTCAATTTTCAGGACATTGTCTCAGCCCTGAAGGGGGCGCTGTCTGGGTCTCTGGAAGCACTGATCCTCGGCCTGATGAAGAGCACGGCCCAGTATGATGCCTCAGAAATCAGGGAATCTGTGAAGGTACGGCAGATGAGCACAGCTCTGTGAATTCAGTTGAAAGAttttgctgccctctactgCTGGGATGGAAAGTGttctgtaaaagaaaatgactAGAGAGTTCTTTCTCTTTTAGGGTTTAGGAACAGATGAGGAAAAGCTGATGGAGCTTTTGTGCTCACGCAGCAGTAGTGAGCTGTCGGAGATCAAGAAGGTCTACATTGAAAGTAAGTCCATTGTGTCTTTACACATAaaggaccagaaccagagtcTATACCGTCATCAAAAGcctttttcctgtttgttttcgGTGGTAATTTAAACACAGCTAAACTGAAACCGTTATTTCCCACAGTGTACAAAAAGGAGCTGCGTAAAGACGTCGAAGGCGACACCTCTGGGAACTTCGCTAAGCTCCTCTTGGCTCTGGTGGAGGTGGGATTTATTCCTGCTTGTCTTCATGATCCAGCTTTCGCTGAACCAACCAAGCTGAGGAATGTCTTGTTTCTGTGCAGACCAAAAGAGCCGAGCCGTCCTCCGTGGTGGACAATGAGAAGATAGATGAGGATGCCAGAGTGAGTCATTGTCAGTCAATCTGTGGAGCATGAAGTCAACATCATTTTATTTGAGGAAatatggaggaggagagacgttAAATCGTTCTTCAAAACAACCTTGATTGAATTTACTTCACAAGCTCATTCCTACAATTTTGTCTAATTTAGATTTGCCAAACAActactaaataaatactaaacGTATGTTATTCAGTTAGATATTAATGCTTAGGTTTTgaacaattatatttaaaaaggatcagCATCATCAACATGTTTGAGTTGGGTGTGTTTAATGATTTTAGTTTATCTTTAACTCAGGCTCTCTATGAGGCTGgagtaaaaaaggaaaaaggaaccGATGTGGCGACCTGGATCTCCATTATGACCGGGAGGAGTGTTCCCCACCTGCGGAAAGGTAAGAGAGAACCTGATTTGACCCACGAGtgatttaaaattatttcataTTTGGTTAATATGCTTCCTCTGTTTCTTAGTGTTTCAGAGGTACAAGAGTTACAGCCCCTACGACATGCAGGAGAGCATCGCAAAAGAAGTCAAAGGAGATTTACAGAAGTCCTTTCTGGTGCTCGGTAAACTGATTCATTTGATTAGACATTCATCTGTCAAATGGCCGATGTGCTCGTGTGACATTGATTCTCTTTTCCTGTGGTTCCAGTTCAGTGCTTTGAGAACAAACAACTTTATTTTGCCAAAAGGCTGAATGAAGCCATGAAGGTAGCTAAAGatcgtctctctctttcttcataTTGGGCTGTGGCTATTCTAAGAGGCTGgcttgttttcctgcaggaacaCAATGTTCAAAGTTAGCAAAAGTCCCTTACCATGGTGTTGCATCAGCTGCTGCAATTAAGTTTTGCTCGCATGCAACTTTAATTGCTGACTTGCGCCTGTCTGCCCAGAGCAAAGGAGCCAAAGAGAAGCTGGTGACCAGAATGATCGTCTCGCGCTGCGAAGTGGATCTGTTGAAGATCTGTTCGGAATACCAGGACCATTTTGGACAATCTCTGCAACAGACTATCCTGGTAAACGCGTCGTGCATCCTTCCCTGCAGGAACACTTGTACTGTCATGCAGACCCAGTGACCCCCCccttttgtttctgcaggagCACACCAAGGGGGACTACCAGAAGGCTCTGCTCAGCCTGTGTGGACCACAGCGGCACCAGTGTTGAAAGGGCCTCGCTGCCGTTAACCGGAGACGTGAGAAACACAAAGATGGGCTTTTGAGAATCACACTTTAAAAAGCCCATCCTCCTTTCTTGTGCGCGGCATTCAAAGAGATCTTTTTGATGCATGAA
The sequence above is drawn from the Brachionichthys hirsutus isolate HB-005 chromosome 5, CSIRO-AGI_Bhir_v1, whole genome shotgun sequence genome and encodes:
- the LOC137893665 gene encoding annexin A2-like: MAMVGEFLGQLSLSIGSDEPKYPTVVPAKDFDPDSDAVRIENAIKTKGVDEQTIIDVLTKRTYFQRREIAFAYERRSKKDIVSALKGALSGSLEALILGLMKSTAQYDASEIRESVKGLGTDEEKLMELLCSRSSSELSEIKKVYIEMYKKELRKDVEGDTSGNFAKLLLALVETKRAEPSSVVDNEKIDEDARALYEAGVKKEKGTDVATWISIMTGRSVPHLRKVFQRYKSYSPYDMQESIAKEVKGDLQKSFLVLVQCFENKQLYFAKRLNEAMKSKGAKEKLVTRMIVSRCEVDLLKICSEYQDHFGQSLQQTILEHTKGDYQKALLSLCGPQRHQC